The Haloplanus sp. CK5-1 genome segment GAGCAGTTGCGCTGTCCGGAGTGTGGAGGCCAACTCGCCACGGATACGGAACACGGCGAGACGGTATGTGCCGACTGTGGACTCGTCGTCGAGGAGGACGAGATCGACCACGGTCCCGAGTGGCGCGCCTTCGACTCCAAGGAGAAAGACCAGAAATCGCGGGTCGGTGCACCGACGACCCAGATGATGCACGACAAGGGGCTGTCGACCAACATCGGGTGGCAGGACAAGGACGCCTACGGGAAGACCCTCTCGTCGCGCCAGCGCGAGAAGATGCAGCGCCTGCGCACCTGGAACGAGCGGTTCCGCACCCGTGACTCGAAGGAGCGCAACCTCAAGCAGGCGCTCGGCGAGATCGACCGCATGGCGTCGGCGCTGGGCCTCCCCGAGAACGTCCGCGAGACCGCGAGCGTGATCTACCGGCGTGCCCTCGGCGACGACCTCCTCCCCGGTCGGTCGATCGAAGGCGTCGCCACCAGCGCACTCTACGCCGCCGCCCGACAGGCCGGCACTCCCCGATCGCTCGACGAGATTGCCACCGTCTCCCGCGTCGAGAAGGACGAAATCGCCCGCACGTACCGCTACGTCGTCCGCGAACTCGGCCTGGAGATCCAGCCCGCGGACCCCGAGCAGTACGTCCCGCGTTTCGCCTCCGAACTCGAACTCTCGGACGAGTCCGAGCGACGGGCACGAGACCTCCTCAAGACCGCCAAGGAGCAGGGCGTCCACAGCGGCAAGAGCCCGGTCGGTCTCGCCGCCGCTGCCATCTACGCCGCCGCACTCCTCACCAACGAGAAGGTGACCCAGAGCGAGGTCAGCGAGGTGGCCAACATCTCGGAAGTGACCATCCGGAACCGATATCACGAACTGCTCGAAGCCGAAGAGCAGATCCAGGTCCCCTAGCGGCGTTCGACCGTCACCGGCGTGTCTTCCGGCAGGACGACGGTGGGCGTCTCGCCCGACAGATCGACCTCGATGGTTCCGAACTCGCAGTCGACGGGAATCGTGCGGTTCAACCGATCGCTCTTGATGCGGAGGTGACTCATGGTGGAGGGCCGTCGACCGACACCTCTCACACGCCGATAAAAAACGTTCCGTCGGAAGGCCGATACGGTCGGCGTCCGAGCCACGGACATGGAACTGACTCGCCACGTCACCGCGACGGTGTACGTCGTCGCGGACGGTGCGACCGCGCTCCACGAACACCCCGGGCTCGGACTGCGACTCCCGCCCGGCGGTCACGTCGACCGCGGGGAACTCCCACACCAGGCGGCACTCCGAGAGGCCCGGGAAGAGACCGGTCTCGACCCGACGCTCCTGACCGACCACGCCGACGTCCGCTCGGAGACGGCGCGGTCGATCCCTCGCCCCCGACACCTGATGCTCGCGGACGTGAACGTCTGTGACGGCGAGGTCGGCCACCAACACGTCGACCACGTCTTCTACGCGAGGGTCGGGAGCCGGAAGATCGACCCCGATCCGGGCGAACCGGGCCCCGAGGCGTGGACGTGGTACGACCGCGCTACCCTCCGGGAGGCGGACGTCGACGACGACGTACGGGAACTGGGGATCGAAGCCATCGACGCCGCCGACCGCGCGGCCGAACCGTAACCGTCAGCCGTCGACGAGCGACTCGACGTACCGGTCGACGTGACGGTCCATTCGCCGCTTGAATCCCGCCTGTCGGGCGAGGCGATCGAGTTCGCGAGAGACGAGGCTGCCGTACTGGACGGCTTTCTTGTCGGCGTCGACGACGGCGGGCGGGAGGTGGTCGGCCGCGGCCCGCCGGAGGGCGACCTTCCGTCGGTCGTCGGTCGCGAGGAGGTGGTCGGGGAGTCCGAGTGCCGCCTCGACGATGTGGTCGTCGAGGAGGGGGACGACGGGGTCGACGCCGGCGGCCCGGAGTGTGAGGGTGTCGCGTTCGATGCCGTCGGGGAGGGCGTGGAGCGTCTCCCGAACCGCGCCGCGGACGGTCGTCGCGTCGAGGCGGTCGTCGGCCGCGGGGTCGACGACCTTCGCGTACCCGCCGAACAGTTCGTCGGCCCCCTGCCCGAGTGCGAGGCGGTCGAACCCGTCGGCGGCGGCGCGTTCGGCGACTAGATACAGGGGGAGGGCGATGCTCACGCTCATGGCGTCGGTCCGACCGGTCGCGGCGACCACCTCGGGCACCGCGCGTTCCAGATTCGCGTGCGCGAGTTCGACCACCCGGAGGTCCCGATC includes the following:
- a CDS encoding transcription initiation factor IIB; its protein translation is MTDSVRGYTTERSRARESEDETESTDGDSEQLRCPECGGQLATDTEHGETVCADCGLVVEEDEIDHGPEWRAFDSKEKDQKSRVGAPTTQMMHDKGLSTNIGWQDKDAYGKTLSSRQREKMQRLRTWNERFRTRDSKERNLKQALGEIDRMASALGLPENVRETASVIYRRALGDDLLPGRSIEGVATSALYAAARQAGTPRSLDEIATVSRVEKDEIARTYRYVVRELGLEIQPADPEQYVPRFASELELSDESERRARDLLKTAKEQGVHSGKSPVGLAAAAIYAAALLTNEKVTQSEVSEVANISEVTIRNRYHELLEAEEQIQVP
- a CDS encoding NUDIX hydrolase, translated to MELTRHVTATVYVVADGATALHEHPGLGLRLPPGGHVDRGELPHQAALREAREETGLDPTLLTDHADVRSETARSIPRPRHLMLADVNVCDGEVGHQHVDHVFYARVGSRKIDPDPGEPGPEAWTWYDRATLREADVDDDVRELGIEAIDAADRAAEP
- a CDS encoding asparagine synthase C-terminal domain-containing protein, with amino-acid sequence MRGTDGGTVRRALDSGDPLPGTSGFAGRLDGRLVRDVLGRRPLFGTPEDWGFAPSAVDAADPTPVPAGHVREPTPDGPADRRVWSLPDPPVATDDDAAVDAVERAVTEAVTAVDDDGLAVAFSGGVDSALVAAGVPDAPCYVAGFPDAGDVAAARDAAEAMDRDLRVVELAHANLERAVPEVVAATGRTDAMSVSIALPLYLVAERAAADGFDRLALGQGADELFGGYAKVVDPAADDRLDATTVRGAVRETLHALPDGIERDTLTLRAAGVDPVVPLLDDHIVEAALGLPDHLLATDDRRKVALRRAAADHLPPAVVDADKKAVQYGSLVSRELDRLARQAGFKRRMDRHVDRYVESLVDG